The following are from one region of the Streptomyces rubrogriseus genome:
- a CDS encoding ABC transporter permease: MSAVTTGPHGSAYGLAYDGAAMLGRQLRRARNNPGLLILTQTMPITMLLFFGYVFGSALAMPGEEYRAFLVPGLLVATAANGIMTGMFQAAQDTHRGVTDRLRTLPVSRAAVPLGQSVADVLVTAAGTVPLLLVGLAVGWRVEGGALGAVGALGLLLLFRFATTWIGIFLGLLTRNEEAAGQLGGATFILPLLSNAYIPTDGLPGWLRTLAEWNPISAVATALRDLFGNAPVPDGAAWPVTHPVAGSLAWCAVLLAVFVPLAVRRYAHGDR; encoded by the coding sequence ATGAGCGCGGTGACGACGGGTCCGCACGGCTCGGCGTACGGTCTGGCGTACGACGGGGCGGCCATGCTGGGCCGCCAGTTGCGGCGGGCCCGCAACAACCCGGGGCTGCTGATCCTCACCCAGACCATGCCGATCACGATGCTGCTGTTCTTCGGCTACGTCTTCGGCAGCGCGCTGGCGATGCCGGGCGAGGAGTACCGGGCCTTCCTGGTACCGGGGTTGCTGGTCGCCACCGCCGCGAACGGCATCATGACGGGCATGTTCCAGGCGGCCCAGGACACCCACCGGGGCGTGACGGACCGCCTGCGGACGCTGCCGGTGAGCCGGGCCGCCGTGCCGCTCGGGCAGTCGGTCGCCGACGTGCTCGTCACGGCCGCCGGGACGGTGCCGCTGCTGCTCGTCGGGCTCGCGGTGGGCTGGCGGGTGGAGGGCGGCGCGCTCGGCGCGGTGGGCGCGCTCGGGCTGTTGCTGCTGTTCCGGTTCGCGACGACCTGGATCGGGATCTTCCTGGGCCTGCTCACCCGCAACGAGGAGGCCGCCGGTCAACTCGGCGGCGCCACCTTCATCCTTCCGCTGCTGTCCAACGCGTACATCCCGACCGACGGACTGCCGGGCTGGCTGCGCACGCTCGCGGAGTGGAACCCCATCAGCGCGGTCGCCACGGCACTGCGGGACCTCTTCGGCAACGCGCCCGTGCCGGACGGGGCCGCCTGGCCGGTGACGCATCCCGTCGCCGGGTCGCTGGCCTGGTGCGCGGTCCTGCTGGCGGTGTTCGTCCCGCTCGCGGTACGCCGGTACGCGCACGGGGACCGCTGA
- a CDS encoding sigma-70 family RNA polymerase sigma factor, protein MAADELLVLVADGDQKAFEELYELVSGPVFGLVRRVVRDPAQSEEVAQEVLLELWRSAARFDPRRGSALSWILTVAHRRAVDRVRSARAAGERDRREAHRSHHPAFDQVSEEVEAGLEREWVRRCLDRLTALQRQSVTLAYYDGYTYREVAERLSLPLGTVKTRMRDGLGRLRECLGGVA, encoded by the coding sequence ATGGCGGCGGACGAGCTGCTGGTGCTGGTGGCGGACGGCGACCAGAAGGCCTTCGAGGAGCTGTACGAGTTGGTGTCGGGGCCGGTGTTCGGACTTGTCCGGCGCGTGGTGCGCGACCCGGCCCAGTCCGAGGAGGTGGCACAGGAGGTGCTGCTCGAACTGTGGCGGTCCGCGGCGCGCTTCGACCCCCGCCGGGGCAGTGCCCTGTCGTGGATCCTCACCGTCGCCCACCGCCGTGCCGTCGACCGGGTGCGCAGCGCCCGCGCGGCCGGCGAACGCGACCGGCGCGAGGCCCACCGCTCCCACCACCCCGCCTTCGACCAGGTGTCGGAGGAGGTCGAGGCGGGACTCGAACGCGAGTGGGTGCGGCGCTGCCTGGACCGCCTGACCGCGTTGCAGCGCCAGTCGGTCACCCTCGCCTACTACGACGGCTACACCTACCGGGAGGTGGCCGAGCGCCTCTCCCTGCCGCTGGGCACGGTGAAGACCCGGATGCGCGACGGACTGGGCCGTCTGCGCGAGTGCCTGGGCGGCGTCGCATGA
- a CDS encoding GNAT family N-acetyltransferase has translation MERERIRPATAADVPAVQAVTDAAYLPYVERIGVVPQPMEADHAADVAAGKVFVTDEPGTGRAGPVGLVVVEAHADHLFLDSVAVHPDAHGRGVGRRLLRFVDAHARALGLPEVRLYTNAMMRENQEIYPRYGYEVVERRVDGPYDRVHYRKRLLL, from the coding sequence ATGGAACGAGAACGGATCCGGCCCGCGACCGCCGCGGACGTGCCGGCGGTGCAGGCCGTGACCGACGCCGCGTACCTCCCCTACGTCGAGCGCATCGGGGTGGTGCCGCAGCCCATGGAGGCGGACCACGCGGCGGACGTGGCGGCGGGGAAGGTGTTCGTCACGGACGAGCCCGGCACGGGCCGGGCGGGACCTGTTGGACTCGTCGTCGTCGAGGCGCACGCCGACCACCTGTTCCTCGACAGCGTCGCCGTCCACCCCGACGCGCACGGCAGGGGCGTGGGCCGGCGGCTGCTGCGGTTCGTGGACGCGCACGCGCGGGCGCTGGGCCTGCCCGAGGTCAGGCTCTACACGAACGCGATGATGCGGGAGAACCAGGAGATCTACCCGAGGTACGGGTACGAGGTCGTGGAACGCCGGGTGGACGGGCCCTACGACCGCGTCCACTACCGCAAGCGGCTGCTGCTCTGA
- a CDS encoding TetR/AcrR family transcriptional regulator C-terminal domain-containing protein: protein MAGRAAVPEVIWSRPERTGRGPRPAYTRADIAAAAARIADADGLDAVSMRRVAGELGCGTMSLYNYVPRKEDLYELMMDAVSGEHELWEPSGDWRADMIRVARQTRALMHRHTWLPRLMSPVYGFSPNALRYLEHCLACLDPFEAPYGTKMELVAMVNGVVTTYVANEIATVERTRSLPWSEEQENAARIAYLGRQVASGAYPRLAASFAENAGPIDLEGVFERALTRVLDGFA from the coding sequence ATGGCGGGCCGAGCGGCCGTACCCGAAGTGATCTGGTCGCGCCCCGAGCGCACCGGCCGGGGGCCGAGACCGGCGTACACCCGCGCCGACATCGCCGCCGCCGCGGCGCGGATCGCCGACGCCGACGGCCTGGACGCGGTCTCGATGCGCCGCGTCGCCGGCGAGCTGGGCTGCGGAACCATGTCGCTCTACAACTACGTCCCCCGCAAGGAGGACCTGTACGAGCTGATGATGGACGCGGTCAGCGGCGAGCACGAGCTGTGGGAGCCGAGCGGCGACTGGCGCGCGGACATGATCCGGGTCGCCCGGCAGACCCGCGCCCTGATGCACCGCCACACCTGGCTGCCCCGCCTGATGTCCCCCGTCTACGGCTTCAGCCCCAACGCCCTGCGCTACCTGGAGCACTGCCTGGCCTGCCTCGACCCGTTCGAGGCGCCCTACGGCACCAAGATGGAGCTGGTCGCGATGGTGAACGGCGTGGTGACGACGTACGTCGCCAACGAGATCGCCACCGTCGAGCGCACCCGCTCGCTGCCCTGGTCCGAGGAGCAGGAGAACGCGGCGCGCATCGCCTACCTCGGCCGGCAGGTCGCGAGCGGCGCCTACCCGCGGCTGGCGGCGTCCTTCGCCGAAAACGCGGGACCGATCGACCTGGAGGGGGTCTTCGAGCGGGCGCTGACCCGGGTGCTGGACGGGTTCGCCTGA
- a CDS encoding class I SAM-dependent methyltransferase, giving the protein MSGNSDEATAPGADWDALAASFDDEPDHGLRDPEVRRAWAARLASWLPALPGDVLDLGCGTGSLSLLAAEQGHRVTGVDLSPAMVELARTKLAGRDAVFLTGDAAAPPVGEQRFDAVLVRHVLWTLPDPGRALRHWRQLLRPGGRLVLVEGVWGSVSPVGIPADRVTVLLGPLAGQARVERLSDDPSLWGREVADERYAVVATYG; this is encoded by the coding sequence ATGAGTGGGAACAGTGACGAAGCGACCGCACCGGGTGCCGACTGGGACGCGCTGGCCGCCTCCTTCGACGACGAGCCGGACCACGGCCTGCGGGACCCGGAGGTGCGCCGGGCCTGGGCGGCCAGGCTGGCCTCCTGGCTGCCCGCGCTCCCCGGCGACGTGCTCGACCTGGGCTGCGGCACCGGCAGCCTCTCACTCCTCGCGGCCGAGCAGGGGCACCGGGTCACCGGCGTCGACCTCTCCCCGGCCATGGTGGAGCTGGCCAGGACCAAGCTCGCCGGCCGTGACGCGGTGTTCCTCACCGGTGACGCCGCGGCACCGCCCGTGGGGGAGCAGCGCTTCGACGCCGTGCTGGTCCGGCACGTCCTGTGGACGCTGCCCGACCCCGGTCGGGCCCTGCGGCACTGGCGGCAGCTGCTGCGCCCCGGAGGGCGGCTGGTCCTGGTCGAGGGCGTGTGGGGGAGCGTCTCCCCGGTCGGCATACCGGCCGACCGGGTCACCGTCCTGCTCGGCCCGCTCGCCGGGCAGGCCAGGGTGGAGCGGCTGTCGGACGACCCGTCGCTGTGGGGCAGGGAGGTGGCGGACGAGCGGTACGCGGTGGTGGCGACGTACGGGTGA
- a CDS encoding DUF5925 domain-containing protein: MSVNPHEVLPIRLNVDDSDSPSDVVDALFLGRFATGEQPYSHAANIDRVRSGATLLPPGARVLRIARDDDRSATLAEGDGWTLLISRWNRGADVTVTATSADLAEKVLGEATDGAADEPEPQPENVTMGFWYVSPRRGPHRTTRQIAAGTWDEVRANYTAPVADAMDGLMKTTPEDIAGRLLLLHGPPGTGKTSALRTLARSWRDWCQVDCVLDPERLFSDVGYLMDIAIGEEDAAGKGRWRLLLLEDCDELIRGEAKHTAGQALSRLLNLTDGLLGQGRNVLVGVTTNEDLERLHPAVVRPGRCLARIEVGPLTRREAVDWLGTEEGVGREGATLAELYALRRGISPTALPEPRAGAEAGLYL; encoded by the coding sequence ATGTCCGTGAACCCGCACGAAGTCCTGCCGATCCGGCTCAACGTGGACGACAGCGACTCCCCGTCCGACGTCGTCGACGCGCTGTTCCTCGGCCGTTTCGCCACGGGTGAGCAGCCGTACTCGCACGCGGCCAACATCGACCGCGTACGGTCCGGCGCCACGCTGCTGCCGCCCGGCGCGCGCGTGCTGCGGATCGCCCGCGACGACGACCGCAGCGCGACGCTGGCGGAGGGCGACGGCTGGACGCTGCTGATCTCGCGCTGGAACCGGGGCGCCGACGTCACGGTGACGGCGACCAGCGCCGACCTCGCCGAGAAGGTGCTCGGCGAGGCGACGGACGGAGCGGCGGACGAGCCCGAACCGCAGCCGGAGAACGTGACGATGGGCTTCTGGTACGTCTCCCCGCGCCGCGGCCCGCACCGCACCACCCGCCAGATCGCCGCGGGCACCTGGGACGAGGTCCGGGCCAACTACACGGCGCCGGTGGCCGACGCGATGGACGGCCTGATGAAGACGACGCCCGAGGACATCGCGGGCCGGCTGCTGCTCCTGCACGGGCCGCCGGGCACCGGCAAGACCTCCGCGCTGCGCACGCTGGCCCGCTCCTGGCGGGACTGGTGCCAGGTGGACTGCGTCCTCGACCCGGAGCGGCTCTTCTCCGACGTCGGCTATCTGATGGACATCGCCATCGGCGAGGAGGACGCGGCGGGCAAGGGCCGCTGGCGGCTGCTGCTGCTGGAGGACTGCGACGAACTGATCCGCGGCGAGGCCAAGCACACGGCGGGCCAGGCGCTCTCCCGCCTGCTGAACCTCACCGACGGACTCCTCGGCCAGGGCCGCAACGTCCTGGTCGGCGTCACCACCAACGAGGACCTGGAGCGGCTGCACCCCGCCGTCGTCCGCCCCGGCCGCTGCCTGGCCCGCATCGAGGTCGGCCCGCTGACCCGGCGGGAGGCGGTGGACTGGCTCGGCACGGAAGAAGGGGTCGGCCGCGAGGGCGCCACCCTGGCGGAGCTGTACGCGCTGCGCCGGGGCATCTCACCGACCGCGCTGCCGGAGCCGCGGGCGGGCGCGGAGGCCGGGCTGTACCTGTAG
- a CDS encoding DUF72 domain-containing protein, whose translation MTLFVGTSGWQYRDWRESFYPPGLPVRLWLEHYAAAFATVEINNAFYRLPARETFAAWRDRVPPDFTVAVKASRYLTHVKRLRDPAEPVDRLMTHAAGLGDRLGPVLLQLPPTLRADPDLLDTCLACFPPGTRVAVEPRHESWWTPEVREVLVSRQAALCWADVRARPVTPLWRTTDWGYVRFHEGRATAWPHYGRRSLATWIDRITTTWPNTSDVYAYFNNDPGAAAVTDAKLFAALTRTSKATVTRTPTEARG comes from the coding sequence ATGACCCTGTTCGTCGGCACGTCGGGCTGGCAGTACCGGGACTGGCGGGAGAGCTTCTACCCGCCCGGTCTGCCGGTCCGGCTCTGGCTGGAGCACTACGCGGCCGCCTTCGCGACGGTCGAGATCAACAACGCCTTCTACCGCCTGCCCGCCCGGGAGACCTTCGCCGCCTGGCGGGACCGCGTCCCACCGGACTTCACGGTCGCGGTCAAGGCCAGCCGCTACCTGACGCACGTCAAACGCCTGCGCGACCCGGCCGAACCGGTCGACCGCCTGATGACCCACGCGGCCGGTCTGGGCGACCGCCTCGGCCCGGTCCTGCTCCAACTGCCCCCGACCCTGCGCGCCGACCCGGACCTCCTGGACACCTGCCTGGCCTGCTTCCCGCCGGGGACCCGGGTCGCGGTGGAACCCCGGCACGAGTCCTGGTGGACACCCGAGGTCCGCGAGGTCCTCGTGTCCCGGCAGGCGGCCCTGTGCTGGGCGGACGTCCGAGCCCGACCCGTCACGCCCCTGTGGCGCACCACCGACTGGGGCTACGTCCGCTTCCACGAGGGCCGGGCCACGGCCTGGCCGCACTACGGCCGCCGCTCCCTGGCCACCTGGATCGACCGCATCACGACGACCTGGCCGAACACGAGCGATGTCTACGCGTACTTCAACAACGACCCCGGCGCAGCAGCGGTGACCGACGCCAAGCTGTTCGCCGCACTGACCCGCACATCGAAGGCGACGGTCACCAGAACGCCGACAGAGGCGCGGGGCTGA
- a CDS encoding DUF402 domain-containing protein, producing the protein MSVNSAEPPIEVDVILVKAGRTKIRYPATLLHDDGTRLAVRAPWAGDGVRDFGFVRFEAGDVFTEYYWRDRWYSVKEVRTAAGVLKGWYCDITRPAVRTGTELVVEDLDLDLWRSAEGTDVRRLDEDEFAESGLADRDPEAAAAAVAALEELERLARGDGFTGLLE; encoded by the coding sequence ATGTCCGTGAACTCGGCTGAACCGCCCATCGAGGTGGACGTGATCCTGGTCAAGGCGGGCCGGACCAAGATCCGGTACCCGGCCACGCTGCTGCACGACGACGGCACCCGCCTCGCCGTGCGTGCCCCCTGGGCGGGGGACGGCGTGCGCGACTTCGGCTTCGTGCGCTTCGAGGCCGGGGACGTCTTCACCGAGTACTACTGGCGCGACCGGTGGTACTCGGTGAAGGAGGTCCGGACCGCGGCCGGTGTGCTGAAGGGCTGGTACTGCGACATCACCCGCCCCGCCGTCCGCACCGGCACGGAGCTGGTCGTCGAGGACCTCGACCTGGACCTGTGGCGCTCCGCCGAAGGCACGGACGTACGGCGCCTGGACGAGGACGAGTTCGCCGAGAGCGGACTGGCGGACCGGGACCCGGAGGCCGCTGCCGCCGCGGTGGCCGCACTGGAGGAACTGGAGCGGCTGGCTCGCGGGGACGGCTTCACCGGCCTGCTGGAGTAG
- a CDS encoding GNAT family N-acetyltransferase — MTVLVRDLRSDDPADVAAFAQVRRLALPFILWTPEAVVHRLVHSHPDARSRSLVAEEDGEVIGTAQLGLVHDSPEPGQAYLNVYVHPERFRRGAGGLLVRTAEEHLMGEGARKLYSWVLDGPTHLAFAGRHGYERRRASHFLRLDLANAALPPLGSPPPGVELRTAADYADDPRPVFELDAATVADEPSDVEVEFTDYEAWLAETWRHPLLDRELTTVVVVDGRPAAFSVAHTDGLRYATAMTGTVRARRGRGLAKLAKTASLHRARAAGYTEALTGNDTDNGPMLAINKWLGYEICATEVRHVRELG, encoded by the coding sequence ATGACCGTTCTCGTACGCGACCTGCGTTCCGACGACCCGGCCGATGTCGCGGCCTTCGCCCAGGTCCGCCGCCTCGCCCTGCCGTTCATCCTGTGGACGCCCGAGGCGGTCGTGCACCGGCTCGTCCACAGCCACCCGGACGCCCGGAGCCGGTCCCTGGTCGCGGAGGAGGACGGGGAGGTGATCGGCACCGCCCAGCTCGGGCTGGTGCACGACAGCCCGGAGCCCGGTCAGGCCTACCTGAACGTCTACGTCCATCCCGAGCGGTTCCGGCGCGGGGCCGGCGGCCTGCTGGTGCGTACGGCCGAGGAGCACCTGATGGGCGAGGGCGCCCGGAAGCTGTACTCCTGGGTGCTGGACGGGCCCACCCACCTGGCCTTCGCCGGGCGGCACGGCTACGAGCGGCGGCGCGCCTCGCACTTCCTCCGGCTGGACCTGGCGAACGCCGCGCTCCCGCCCCTGGGGTCCCCTCCCCCGGGCGTCGAGCTGCGCACGGCCGCCGACTACGCGGACGACCCCCGGCCCGTGTTCGAGCTGGACGCGGCGACGGTCGCGGACGAACCGAGCGATGTCGAGGTCGAGTTCACGGACTATGAGGCCTGGCTCGCGGAGACCTGGCGGCACCCGTTGCTCGACCGCGAACTGACCACGGTCGTGGTCGTCGACGGCCGCCCGGCCGCGTTCAGCGTCGCCCACACCGACGGTCTCCGGTACGCGACCGCGATGACCGGCACGGTCCGTGCCCGGCGCGGCCGGGGCCTGGCCAAGCTCGCCAAGACCGCCTCCCTGCACCGGGCCCGCGCGGCCGGGTACACGGAGGCGCTCACCGGCAACGACACCGACAACGGCCCGATGCTCGCCATCAACAAGTGGCTCGGGTACGAGATCTGCGCGACGGAGGTGCGCCATGTCCGTGAACTCGGCTGA
- a CDS encoding ATP-binding cassette domain-containing protein gives MTTTYAVLSEGLEKRFGAVRALRGLDLAVAEGTVCGLLGPNGAGKTTAVRLLTTLLRPDAGSARVAGHDLVREAAAVRRLIGVTGQYASVDGDLTGRQNLRLFARLHRVRDAAARADELLDRFGLADAADRPAATLSGGMRRRLDLAASLVRRPEVLFLDEPTTGLDPASRNRVWETVRALKADGTTVLLTTQYLEEADRLADDIALVDRGRVAHTGSPAELKALVGAYAQAVVPDPDALVRAAGVLDRLTGAEPVLDHERRTVGAVSTDPTLTLPRLVRELDAAGVPLVDASLRPPTLDDVFLRLTGGNGSDDRNESNDGKELVA, from the coding sequence ATGACTACTACGTACGCTGTACTTAGTGAGGGTCTGGAGAAGCGCTTCGGTGCCGTGCGCGCGCTGCGCGGCCTGGATCTCGCGGTGGCCGAGGGCACCGTCTGCGGGCTGCTCGGGCCGAACGGGGCGGGCAAGACCACGGCGGTCCGGCTGCTGACGACGCTGCTGCGGCCGGACGCGGGCTCGGCGCGGGTCGCCGGGCACGACCTGGTGCGGGAGGCTGCCGCGGTGCGTCGCCTGATCGGGGTGACCGGGCAGTACGCCTCGGTGGACGGGGACCTCACCGGCCGGCAGAACCTGCGGCTGTTCGCCCGGCTGCACCGGGTGCGGGACGCGGCGGCGCGGGCCGACGAGCTGCTGGACCGCTTCGGCCTGGCCGACGCCGCCGACCGGCCCGCCGCCACCCTGTCCGGCGGCATGCGGCGCCGTCTCGACCTGGCCGCGAGCCTGGTGCGCCGCCCCGAGGTGCTGTTCCTGGACGAGCCGACGACCGGGCTCGACCCGGCCAGCCGGAACCGCGTCTGGGAGACCGTGCGCGCCCTCAAGGCGGACGGCACCACCGTGCTGCTCACCACGCAGTACCTGGAGGAGGCCGACCGCCTGGCCGACGACATCGCCCTGGTGGACCGGGGCCGGGTCGCGCACACCGGGTCGCCGGCCGAACTCAAGGCGCTGGTGGGGGCCTACGCACAGGCCGTCGTCCCGGACCCGGACGCACTGGTGCGGGCGGCGGGGGTGCTGGACCGGCTGACCGGGGCCGAACCGGTCCTGGACCACGAGCGGCGCACGGTCGGCGCCGTCAGCACCGATCCGACCCTGACCCTGCCCCGCCTGGTGCGCGAACTCGACGCGGCGGGCGTGCCCCTGGTGGACGCGAGCCTGCGGCCGCCGACCCTCGACGACGTCTTCCTCCGCCTGACCGGCGGCAACGGCAGCGACGACCGCAACGAGAGCAACGACGGCAAGGAGCTGGTGGCATGA
- a CDS encoding type ISP restriction/modification enzyme, whose amino-acid sequence MPGVTHDDAPPLADLMPWSVAPPRLGRGWPTAPDAASLKARWDALLKAEGPDRATLFEPTRSRTPQSAVGRLPGGAGGTERLARAAGPCPEPVRVLRAPFDEQWLIPDHRLIDAARPELWRVADARQVFVVETPGTAGGPLLLATSLLPLFGPARIRPLYRRPGGTEPNLAPGLLDHLAARLGVRPGPLDVLAWSAAAVRPGSLVPLTADPALWEHGVELGRRALWLMRRDGERPKLPGGRRPYVRAPLPPRPPALRYDREEEALFLDEGRISPVPPGAWEFEVGGVRVLEQWFAARADEGEPGTLTAIRPAGWPQSWTSELLELITVLALLADVRDECRELTVTDEITTTELLEAGVLPVPGAARRPASVLDDREEGPEGQLALL is encoded by the coding sequence ATGCCCGGCGTGACGCACGACGACGCCCCGCCGCTGGCGGACCTCATGCCGTGGTCCGTCGCACCGCCGCGGCTCGGCCGGGGGTGGCCGACGGCTCCCGACGCGGCGTCCCTGAAGGCCCGCTGGGACGCCCTGCTGAAGGCCGAGGGACCCGACCGCGCGACCCTGTTCGAGCCGACCCGCTCGCGCACGCCGCAGTCGGCGGTCGGGCGGCTGCCGGGCGGCGCCGGGGGCACCGAGCGGCTGGCGCGTGCCGCGGGGCCCTGTCCGGAGCCGGTCCGGGTGCTGCGGGCGCCGTTCGACGAGCAGTGGCTGATCCCCGACCACCGGCTGATCGACGCGGCCCGTCCGGAGCTGTGGCGGGTGGCCGACGCGCGGCAGGTGTTCGTGGTGGAGACGCCCGGGACCGCCGGTGGGCCGCTGCTCCTCGCGACCTCGCTGCTGCCGCTGTTCGGGCCCGCCCGGATCCGTCCGCTGTACCGCCGTCCGGGCGGCACGGAGCCCAACCTCGCCCCGGGCCTGCTGGACCACCTGGCCGCCCGGCTCGGGGTGCGCCCGGGCCCGCTGGACGTGCTCGCCTGGTCGGCGGCGGCCGTGCGGCCCGGCTCGCTGGTGCCGCTCACCGCGGACCCCGCGCTGTGGGAGCACGGGGTGGAACTGGGCCGGCGCGCCCTGTGGCTGATGCGCCGCGACGGCGAACGCCCCAAGCTGCCCGGCGGCCGCCGCCCGTACGTCCGCGCCCCGCTGCCCCCGCGCCCGCCGGCCCTGCGCTACGACCGGGAGGAGGAGGCCCTGTTCCTGGACGAGGGGCGCATCTCCCCCGTGCCGCCCGGGGCCTGGGAGTTCGAGGTGGGCGGGGTGCGGGTGCTGGAGCAGTGGTTCGCGGCCCGCGCGGACGAGGGCGAGCCCGGCACGCTGACGGCGATCCGCCCGGCCGGCTGGCCGCAGAGCTGGACCTCCGAACTGCTGGAGCTGATCACGGTGCTGGCGCTGCTCGCCGACGTGCGGGACGAGTGCCGTGAGTTGACGGTCACGGACGAGATCACCACGACCGAGCTGCTCGAGGCGGGCGTACTTCCGGTGCCCGGGGCGGCCCGCCGGCCGGCCTCCGTCCTGGACGACCGCGAGGAGGGGCCGGAGGGGCAGCTGGCGTTGCTGTGA
- a CDS encoding GntR family transcriptional regulator — protein sequence MTLKIHVDDGAPPYEQVRAQISEQARSGALPVGYRLPTVRGLAESLGLAANTVAKAYRALEADGVIETRGRNGTFVAAAGSAAEREVAAAAQGYAERARRLGVTEGDAIDAVRDALRAAYG from the coding sequence GTGACCTTGAAGATCCATGTCGACGACGGCGCGCCGCCCTACGAGCAGGTGCGGGCGCAGATCTCCGAACAGGCGCGCTCGGGGGCGCTGCCGGTCGGGTACCGGCTGCCCACGGTGCGCGGACTGGCCGAATCCCTCGGGCTCGCCGCGAACACGGTCGCCAAGGCGTACCGGGCGCTGGAGGCGGACGGGGTGATCGAGACCCGGGGGCGCAACGGAACGTTCGTCGCCGCCGCGGGCTCCGCGGCGGAGCGGGAGGTGGCCGCCGCGGCCCAGGGCTATGCCGAGCGGGCTCGGCGGCTCGGGGTCACCGAGGGGGACGCGATCGACGCCGTGCGGGATGCCCTGCGGGCGGCTTATGGGTGA
- a CDS encoding SGNH family lipase, producing MRRFRLVGFLSSLLLAAGAALTGAATAQAAQHAAADGYVALGDSYSSGVGSGSYISSSGDCKRSTKSHPYLWAAAHSPSTFDFTACSGARTGDVLSGQLGPLGSGTGLVSISIGGNDAGFGDTMTTCVLQSDSSCLSRIATAEAYVDSTLPGKLDGVYSAISDKAPNAHVVVIGYPRFYKLGTTCIGLSETKRTAINKASDHLNTVIAQRAAAHGFTFGDVRTTFTGHELCSGSPWLHSVNWLNIGESYHPTAAGQSGGYLPVLNGAA from the coding sequence ATGAGACGTTTCCGACTTGTCGGGTTCCTAAGTTCACTCCTCCTCGCCGCCGGCGCCGCCCTCACCGGGGCCGCGACCGCCCAGGCGGCCCAACACGCCGCAGCCGACGGCTATGTGGCCCTCGGCGACTCCTACTCCTCCGGGGTCGGATCGGGCAGCTACATCAGCTCCAGCGGCGACTGCAAGCGCAGTACGAAGTCCCATCCGTACCTGTGGGCGGCCGCCCACTCGCCCTCCACGTTCGACTTCACCGCCTGTTCCGGGGCCCGTACGGGTGATGTTCTCTCCGGACAACTCGGCCCGCTCGGCTCCGGCACCGGTCTCGTCTCGATCAGCATCGGCGGCAACGACGCCGGGTTCGGCGACACCATGACGACCTGTGTGCTCCAGTCCGACAGCTCCTGCCTGTCGCGGATCGCCACCGCGGAGGCGTACGTCGACTCGACGCTGCCCGGCAAGCTCGACGGCGTCTACTCGGCGATCAGCGACAAGGCGCCGAACGCCCACGTCGTCGTCATCGGCTACCCGCGCTTCTACAAGCTCGGCACCACCTGCATCGGCCTGTCCGAGACCAAGCGGACGGCGATCAACAAGGCCTCCGACCACCTCAACACCGTCATCGCCCAGCGCGCCGCCGCCCACGGCTTCACCTTCGGCGACGTACGCACCACCTTCACCGGCCACGAGCTGTGCTCCGGCAGCCCCTGGCTGCACAGCGTCAACTGGCTGAACATCGGCGAGTCGTACCACCCCACCGCGGCCGGCCAGTCCGGTGGCTACCTGCCGGTCCTCAACGGCGCCGCCTGA